Genomic DNA from Channa argus isolate prfri chromosome 10, Channa argus male v1.0, whole genome shotgun sequence:
gtaaaaatccTGAAACAGGTCTTTCCCAGGTGGGTTTGGGGGACTATTAAGAGGAAATATAACATAACGTTGTTTACAATATTACAAGAAATAGTGTGCTGGTTTGGGGTGCACTGCAGAAGACTGGTTGCCTTTCAgaagtacagtatgtttcatCCTGGCTTTTTTTGACAGACACGCTCTTTCTCAAAGTGAAAATCCACCCGAAGACTCTGTTACACTGTTAAAAACCCCCCCAACACCAAACGTGATACACTGTTTAATATGTGTGTTACTTTCTCATTTATACACATCATTGCTTAAACTGCATCACCTGCTGCATTTCCCAGAAGGCCTCTAAACTGGCCAGAAATTGATAACAAAATTTGAGTCGTAGTCTTAGAGCAGCAGTTcccagatttgttttatgtagtttgAATGTATATGTGCAGCCTTCCTTCGTTAGTTCCACTGTAAATGCCAATGAGCTTTTCTTTGACCCTGACCTGGTAAAAATGGCTTAATTGACATAGTTCAGTTTTTAGTATCATAACCATGACAATGAAGGTTATGATAAGGTAGGAAATTTAACCCCAGAGTGGTTTTACCTTCATGGGTTCATTTGAATAGTTGACACCTGAAAACCTAATTGagagtaatattttttttatgctggataACGTTCCATTTTGAGATTGCAacaaaaattattcattttacactatttcagcattttctttcttgtcttatTTATCATCTTGGGATCCCTCAGAGTTTTCTTCTGACCATTTTAGGGACTCACTCTGGCTtagactttaaaaaagaaattgttatttaacatattattaaatatttgttaaattataTGACACTCAAGTCTGCTGTGATAGTGGTCTACTAACACAacaccaaacaacaaaaatgctaAGAAAATTTAAGGTACATCACAGAATGGGGATTGATAACAGTGCAAGTACTTTGGGTGGATTTTCTTTTCAGATTATATAAACTCAGAGCATAATGTTTAATATAGCACATGACAAATTCAGAATTTATTAACAACAAGCTACAGTTGAGTTCACTAATGCGCTTCTGCTGAAATGTTTGTTGCTTCTTATAGtggtgatcattttaaaatggagaaCATATTTAACCAAGccaaattctttttcttttctttttttttttaaattgttgtggCGTTAGTTTAAgatctttcatttatttgcctattttgtttctgctttttaaaacctCACAGTGGCTTTGCATACAATTAGACTGAAGAAATAAGTGAATGTATTCCAGAGCtatttttcattagttttgaTTGAAATGGAGAAGAAGCTATGCTGAAATCTGTGGCTAATACACTGGACCAGTCAATTCCGTTATCCCGTGCAACTCACCTCAGACTCGTGTTTACAGGTTAGATTCGCAGCTGCTGTCAGTGTAGTAATCAGACATTAGACAATCCAATCAAGGTACGTGTCAGTCAAAATGTAGATTAATAGAAGAATGCTTTACCGCAGTTGAGGGTGTTGATGTGCACTGTGAAAAACAATTTCCATCTTAAAGTCGAAAGTTACAGTTTTATAATAGTTGActtaatattgatttttttctgtttaatgacGCTGACACAACTTTGAACTAAGTTGCTGTAAGTTTCACTCACAGCAACAACTGTTTGGACATGTTTCACTTCTTGTACCTTACTACGATTTTATGATCATTTTGACATGTTTCCCAATAATATTACAAACTGAGCTGGGCCAAAGTGACAGTTTTTTTGCCACACGAACAAAATCCAGACCGATCGCTACTTAGCCTAATTCTAGGTTTTACATAAGCCTAAAATGCAGTAGCTCACAGTaaagaacatgaaaaacattgtgtttgcattttattttacataaaaacataatttttaggagacaagtTTTGCAAGTAACAGTGTCCATTATTCTGTCCTCAAAAGGCAACTAAAGccgatttaaaaagaaaaaaaatcaaaatgtgtcagctttaatttaaggaATTggttaaaaatactgtatgaatcATTTTTTTATCCATAGACAACCTATGAAAATATACAGGCTTCTTCATTGTGTTTCCTAATGTGAGGTCAATTCAGAATAACCTCCAGTGTCACGCTCTTATTCACTTCATCTGCATAACCAGATTCGTGTTAAGATGGACATTCTTTTCGGAAAAGTAGCTGTGTGCTCAGTTTGACAGGACTATCATTGCTCTTCTCGACTGTGAGTCTGGATGTGAGGGACCCatggtgtgagagaaagagggtCAGATACTATTAAGTGCTTAAAGTAGATGCAGTGTATCCAAACCCTGGGTTGATGCAGTCAGGACAGGTACTAAGGCAATTGTTTTGAACTGTGATGCTTCAAAGTTGGGCACTGGATCTGCTGAAGAGGAACATTTCATGTAGTGGTGGAAACAAAGTGTATACATTGTGAATAAACTTCAGTTTGTTAAATtcagtgtgtctctctctctcttttggaTGTTACATTTTTCTATACTGGTCTATGAAAATGGTATTGTTTTGAATTGGAAGCCCATTCTTGGGAAGCATGCTTTTGATTTGGGttcatgtttttggttttattaaataGAGGGGAGAATTGAAAAGTTGTATTGTGTGTggctaaagaaaaacaatgcagtATATACACGGAAATAATCTGAAAATTTGAGGATTTAGAAACATTACCTTCAGTGGACCACTTCAGTGGTCAGAAACCAAAGAAAGTAGTGGTCAGTTTCTATAAACAGCCAGATGTTTAAGAGTTTTATGCACTTGAGCAGCCATGCAAATCACACACAGGTGGGTTTGATAATTCTGCTTGCAGCTGTTATTCAACTGTTACAAATATGGCTCAAATTTATAGCAGAAAAGTGCAGATTATGTAGTACTGTGATGTTACAAAACCTGGCCTCTAAGcgaaataaaatgtgaaaagtcaATTTGTTACACGCAAAACGGGGATTTCAAAAAGGGGCTTTCTAATGTAAGCTGGATCATGTGTATCCAACCAATGCATCGAGCATTTTCATTACAGAATTTACTGATTAAACAAAGCACGTCTCTAATTAGCAAAAGTACTGTGAAAATAAGGTCGTCCACTGGTCCTTTCACGTGTTTTTGCCTCAGTTTAGAGTTGCACCACTTGTCCTCTGACAACAGGTGAACGAAGCTTGTGAGTTAACATGAGTCAAGCAAATCCACTTGAACATGTGCTACAGtggataaatggtaaatgctctgcacttatactTAACCTAAGAATTTTacaattgcttctctttcacccattcacacacacacacacacacacacacacacacacgacagcAGCTACCATGCATGGTGCAGGCCTAAACCACCAGGACCAACGTGGGCTTCAGTGTCTCACCTAAGGACACTTACCAGCAATTGAGGAGCATTGAACCACAGATCCCAGGATTGAACCAgcgtctttctctctctctctctctctctctcacacacacacacacacaccctcagcaCTTAGACTAGGCTCAAAGAGATCTGATCTTTCTTAAAAAGGTGGTAACATTACTGCACACGACACTGACCCATAGCGCAGCCTCTAAAATGGGTCTTCTTCATTTGACATGCTGTAACTACTTGTGTCCCAAATCCATAAACATTCtgattattttcagatttacaAGAATcacagtttttctgttgttgtgcaactgaaaaataatttataataaataacatgAAACCAATTTAACATATGACACAGAAGTGCACTTTATTACTGTACGTCGTGATGCTGCTGCCACTCGCCACAACCCTAATTTTTAGTAGGAGACGACCGTGTttatattcacatattttttcTAAGGAGCTGCAAACCACATGGCAGCGTATTGCTACTTCTGAACAGAGACAGATGGCACCAGAGCTGGGCAAAGCAGATGCAGTGGTTCCcagaaaatctctttttttagtctgtttactctgctgcatttttttacaaagtgtccACAGCCACAATTCTGTGGTACTGTCATGAGGAAAGTTCAATAGTTGAAAGCCAGGAAGAAAGTAAAAACCCATTTACTCCTGAATCTTTCCATACACACAGATATCGGCTTTAAAAAGTTGTCATTTATCAAACACTGCATGTTTCATGAGCTGCTGAACAAAACTGTCCTTAGAAGGAAAACAATgctgtattaaatattatgctCATAAGTGGACAACATTCAATCCATTAATGCAGGGAGAAACTAACGTCGCCTGTAAATGTAGAGCCTATTCTCCCGAAATCAACAGCTTCAGACCTGGTTATCGTACACCCCTGGTTAATATTCCTGAAAAACCAAATGCCCAGCTTGTTGTTGAATTTCTGTTTTAAGCCAAAGCCCAAGAGGATCCCAGCTGGGAAGCAaactaattaactaatttaaatataaagattaaaattcccccccaaaaaatcaaCCACAACATAAGACAGTGCACACCGTTGTCGGTGAGACCCTTGAGCTTTGACCCTTGATGTCCTATTATAAAATGTCCACCTTTATTCTAATGACACACTTAATATCCGACAATCTTGCAAAAAAAACGAGGGGATCGTTGCAGCTGCTATTTGCCAGAGGGATTATGATGCTCTGCTTTAAAATATTCCAGATCTGTCCGGTATATTGGCTCATGGGACGTACTCAGCCGGGTCATAGTTGTCtagtttcttcttttaaaagctgttgtgCGAGTTCTTGAAGGATTTTTGGGATCATTTTCTCCAGAAACAAGGATTTGAATTGAACCTAACACAGTGGgacattttacaataatgcaGACACCTCATCAGTAACTCAGATCAATTGCCTGAGGGTGTAAACCTCTTGTTCTTACAGTAGAGCATGTACTTGGTATTTTAGTGataattttactattttgtgcaagtacttttacttgagtacccTGTTTGAACTTCTCCCATCTCTGGCTGGCAGGACGCAGTTGCTGTGGACTCAGATCTGATCcagacaaatgtattttagtcCCAACAGACCAAAGAATGTTCTGCCAGTATTCTGGTCTATGTTTGTGTTCTTCACAAAGTTCAGTCTAGGTTCTGTTACTTGTATCTTggttcttcctcttcctcctaaGAACCGATTACGGATGCTGTTGTGCTCTCACGAATTTTTGTGAGGTCTCTCAATCTGGGTTTTCACAGAATTCCTTTGTGGACCCATACGACATTAGACACAAGCCAGACCAGAACGGATAAAGTAGTGGTGTTCACACTCTTGTTTTAGAAACTTGCTCATGGAATTAGCCTTAAAAAACAAGTGTGCTCTCTTCAGCTGCGGCGATCACGGATAGACTGACCTTTCTTGTACTTTTTAGCCCCAACTTTCTATGCATCCTACACAccaacttaaaaataataaaatttctCTACGTCGTCTTATACAGTTTGGAATCTTCCAGATGTGTCCTTTTGTCCCATGTCACTGAGATTAAAGACCTTTGTGTGCAGATGGTCTGAAATAAAAGCACATAAGGCTAATCCTACCCCACCCTACACAATCAGACCCTCTCTGCTTCTAACCACCATGTCTGATATGTcagcatttcttcttctttcttaaTTGCCACAGCAAGTTACCACGCTCCGCACTGAACTTGGGCCGGCATGTGGCTATACTTGCGTTTTTTTGTGATCGTGGAGTCTGAGTATTTTTGTTTAGAGGGGAATGATAGGTTACTCTGCATGGCACTGAGCTCCAAGCATGCATTATGTTAGTATGtactttaatatattttcatcatattttcaaACTGTTGACTTTCCTCATTCTATTAGTTCACATCCAGGTAAACACGAGCATGACTGTCAACATCTCAGCTTTGAGCTCTAACTGATGCTGTCttatctcctcctcctgctttttttttttttttttccaaattccCTCTTTGTCTCCTCACTCGATAAATAGCTGAGGGGACCCTGAGCTCAGGCAGTCCCACTCTCCTCCTCTTACACTCAGCATCCATTTGACACCATGTGGACTTTAGCCAGCACTCTGCGCTTGCTGCTGCTTGCCTGCTGCCTCTGGCTGAGGCCGGCTGAGGCTCAGAGCGACAGGAGACAAAGCATCTGGGATGACCCCATTGAATTCAGCACCAAGGTTAATGACTCGTGCAGGATGATTGTCACCGGTTACAGGCAATACACCAAGCTGAGGGTGTCGTGCAAGAGCAGCAACCGCTCGTACTGGTGTGAGTTTGTGGGGAAGCCTGAGACCTGTCGGCCCTACAACAAAAACCCTCGGCACTTCTTTGTCCAGTTGATGTGGGATCTCAGAAAGCTCCGCCACGCTTGCAGGGGACCGAGGCGGATGAAGGCTCACATGTGCAGGGCCGCAACTGACGAATCTCAAATGATCTTCAGAACGTCTTCCTCCTACAAGCCAAGGACAGTATCAAGACCAGCAGCACAGCCCACAACACCCCAACCTCAGCCTTCACCTACCAGCTCTGATGCAGCAATAGAGGCGTCCACGACAACCATTCGAGTCCCGCCGATACAGACGACGCACACACCC
This window encodes:
- the fgfbp2a gene encoding fibroblast growth factor binding protein 2a; this translates as MWTLASTLRLLLLACCLWLRPAEAQSDRRQSIWDDPIEFSTKVNDSCRMIVTGYRQYTKLRVSCKSSNRSYWCEFVGKPETCRPYNKNPRHFFVQLMWDLRKLRHACRGPRRMKAHMCRAATDESQMIFRTSSSYKPRTVSRPAAQPTTPQPQPSPTSSDAAIEASTTTIRVPPIQTTHTPTPQPTTASVESTAGSVLLSQQYCWRSLQGICAYVIGLFRRE